The following are encoded together in the Desulfococcus multivorans genome:
- a CDS encoding cold-shock protein: MEGRIKWYNEKKKYGFITTEEHGDIFLYHKNIKEFGHFGFQEDDLVSFDLKTTPQGKQAMNVRPVKAY, encoded by the coding sequence ATGGAAGGTCGCATAAAATGGTACAATGAAAAAAAGAAGTACGGCTTCATCACCACCGAAGAGCACGGAGACATCTTTCTTTACCACAAGAACATAAAAGAATTCGGACACTTTGGATTTCAGGAGGATGATCTCGTAAGCTTTGACCTGAAAACCACCCCCCAAGGCAAACAAGCCATGAACGTTCGCCCCGTCAAGGCCTATTGA
- a CDS encoding monomethylamine:corrinoid methyltransferase, translating to MSTAYRMWEILDRAKTGPFMEEEAFLPKRFTPTLRRLIKKYEIRYDPATPCPADDAMADRIWQAGWELFREVGYYNTDTHRIIQVSDEEIGEALYTARDCYWVGAGRDGRRFAHRKVEDRTPPFCIMSPDITVDEKYHASMCMAYLKEPLLDGLCGPILEETFGRLIESAGPTEISGCIQHIYNQKMAARLLGRPDIFMVAVGTAEHDTGQIAVSNEQWGVQKTDARLVGGLTEFKTADTLLNRSLHYAQYGCYTGHLTGPIYGGWCMGSEGTAVTIVAYSLIGLVVHGAIFNQHFPFHLNLGANTTRELLWAIAMAGQALSRNSKLIYTSNGFANAGPMTEMLFRETAVHAMVSTVCGWNLWEMASARNKYRNRATPLEARLGCEAGHAVAHGGLTREQVNEIALRLLATYEDQAAEAPMGAEYAECYDVDRAVPTMEHLDMYRRVKDEIAALGVPFPY from the coding sequence ATGTCGACCGCCTATCGCATGTGGGAGATCCTGGACCGGGCCAAAACCGGGCCCTTCATGGAAGAGGAGGCGTTTCTCCCGAAACGCTTCACCCCCACCCTCAGGAGGCTGATCAAAAAATACGAAATCCGATACGATCCGGCGACCCCATGCCCCGCCGACGACGCCATGGCCGACCGCATATGGCAGGCAGGCTGGGAGCTTTTCCGTGAGGTGGGATACTACAATACCGACACCCATCGCATCATTCAGGTGTCGGACGAAGAGATCGGCGAGGCCCTCTACACCGCCCGGGATTGCTATTGGGTGGGGGCCGGCAGGGACGGTCGGCGCTTCGCCCATCGCAAGGTGGAGGATCGGACCCCGCCCTTTTGCATCATGAGCCCGGACATCACGGTGGATGAAAAATACCACGCCTCCATGTGCATGGCCTACCTGAAAGAGCCGCTTTTGGACGGGCTCTGCGGCCCCATCCTGGAAGAGACCTTCGGCCGCCTCATCGAATCCGCCGGGCCGACGGAGATCAGCGGCTGCATCCAACACATCTACAACCAGAAGATGGCAGCTCGGCTCCTGGGCCGTCCGGACATCTTCATGGTGGCCGTCGGCACCGCCGAGCACGACACCGGCCAGATCGCCGTCTCCAACGAGCAGTGGGGCGTTCAAAAAACCGATGCCCGGCTGGTGGGAGGGCTCACCGAGTTCAAGACCGCCGATACCCTTCTCAACCGATCCCTCCATTACGCCCAGTACGGCTGCTACACCGGCCATCTCACCGGCCCCATCTACGGCGGCTGGTGCATGGGTTCCGAAGGCACGGCCGTCACCATCGTGGCTTACAGCCTCATCGGGCTTGTGGTTCACGGCGCCATATTCAATCAGCATTTCCCGTTCCATCTCAATCTCGGCGCCAACACCACCCGGGAACTGCTATGGGCCATCGCCATGGCCGGACAGGCCCTGTCCCGAAACAGCAAGCTCATCTACACATCCAACGGATTCGCCAACGCCGGCCCCATGACCGAGATGCTTTTTCGGGAGACCGCCGTCCATGCCATGGTATCGACGGTCTGCGGATGGAACCTCTGGGAGATGGCCTCCGCCCGGAACAAATACCGGAACCGGGCCACGCCCCTGGAGGCCCGGTTGGGATGCGAGGCCGGACACGCCGTAGCCCACGGAGGACTCACCCGGGAGCAGGTGAACGAGATCGCCCTCAGGCTGCTCGCGACCTATGAGGACCAGGCGGCCGAAGCGCCCATGGGTGCTGAATACGCCGAGTGCTACGACGTCGACAGGGCCGTCCCGACCATGGAACATCTGGACATGTACCGGCGGGTCAAAGACGAAATCGCAGCCCTGGGCGTCCCATTCCCTTATTGA
- a CDS encoding cobalamin B12-binding domain-containing protein: MSLEALSKLVEDGESEDAREAAKQLLSGGRDPLEMIECMTRTMARVGDRFARLEIFLPEIMLAGEALSAVVDEMAPHLEKAGGRQIKGKVVLGVVKGDLHEIGKNIVKLILETNGFQVKDLGYNVDALTFVKEAEAMGADIIGASSLMTTTMPRQKEIIDILKEMGLRDRYKVIIGGAPTSRLWADRIGADLYCPDARSTPDLIAELLK, from the coding sequence ATGTCACTGGAAGCCCTGAGCAAGCTCGTCGAAGACGGGGAGAGCGAGGACGCCCGGGAAGCGGCGAAGCAGCTGCTGTCGGGGGGGCGTGATCCCCTCGAGATGATCGAATGCATGACCCGAACCATGGCCCGCGTCGGAGACCGGTTCGCACGGCTCGAAATCTTCCTGCCGGAGATCATGCTCGCCGGCGAGGCCCTGTCCGCCGTGGTTGATGAAATGGCGCCCCACCTCGAAAAGGCCGGGGGACGCCAGATCAAGGGCAAGGTGGTGTTGGGGGTGGTCAAGGGAGATCTCCATGAAATCGGCAAAAATATCGTCAAGCTCATCCTGGAGACCAACGGATTTCAGGTCAAGGACCTGGGCTACAATGTCGATGCGCTGACCTTCGTCAAAGAAGCGGAGGCCATGGGCGCGGACATCATCGGCGCCTCGTCTTTGATGACGACGACCATGCCCCGACAGAAGGAGATCATCGATATTCTGAAGGAGATGGGCCTCCGCGATCGCTACAAGGTGATTATCGGCGGCGCGCCGACCTCGCGGCTCTGGGCCGACAGGATCGGCGCAGACCTTTACTGCCCCGATGCGCGGTCCACCCCGGACCTCATCGCCGAACTGCTGAAATAA
- a CDS encoding molybdopterin-containing oxidoreductase family protein, with protein sequence MKARTVISNGTVKTLCRMCNTRCSIDVVVRDGIMTDILPGKSNPVNDGRICPRGKTALEHFYHRDRIHRPLKRMSDGSFIAIDREQALDEIAARMADLKARCGARSVGVWKGEGVGFLQQEGYVRRFIHGFGSPNYFSNDSSCFNGRYLGNRLVTGFWNPYPHFASARLILLLGSNPPVCHPPFMKEFADARSKGARLVVIDPRLNPIGCWADIFAQPRPGTDGALAWGLIHLLIKSGGYDRNFVDRFTVGFEKIAAYAERFTPAVVEAESGIYADVVRTIADMLVERLPKVSIYMGTGLEHHENGVNNIRAITILSCLCGALDIDCGLYWPEKMPLSDLSPRREQLLSGPRPIGADRFPVLYDFTGEGHTMTAMDYMLGLGEYPLKGLLITAANPVVTHPDTLKVERALRNLDLLVVNDFFLTRTARLAHYILPAETFLERSEIHCNIKYHRVYLTQKVAEIPGIHNEYRLWHDLAHRLGFGEESFPWETEDDVNRYLLAPSELSLEDLEAHPEGIVYQPVRFRKHETTPLPTPSGKVEFASRYLKALGFPEIPEYIQPLHIRERSEEYPFLLTTGARMTLFYHSRHQNIAKFRLVHTRAEVEIHPDDAAGLGIADGETVRLTSRLGSIEVAARIVHRAELRRGVVEVYHGWEDHPANILTFGDVNDPISGFPLLKAVPVRIEKISFPEDSRSGAVEIDDH encoded by the coding sequence ATGAAGGCGCGAACGGTCATCAGCAACGGCACGGTCAAGACGCTCTGCCGGATGTGCAATACCCGCTGCAGCATCGATGTTGTCGTTCGGGACGGCATCATGACCGATATTCTTCCGGGGAAAAGCAATCCGGTGAACGACGGCCGGATCTGTCCTCGCGGAAAGACCGCTCTGGAGCACTTCTATCACCGCGACCGGATCCATCGCCCCCTCAAACGGATGTCTGACGGATCTTTCATCGCCATCGACCGGGAACAGGCGTTGGATGAGATCGCGGCGCGCATGGCGGACCTCAAAGCCCGGTGCGGGGCCCGGTCGGTGGGGGTCTGGAAAGGGGAGGGCGTCGGTTTTCTTCAGCAGGAAGGGTATGTCCGCCGCTTCATCCACGGCTTTGGATCGCCCAATTATTTTTCCAACGATTCGTCCTGTTTCAACGGTCGCTACCTGGGCAATCGCCTGGTTACGGGGTTCTGGAATCCTTATCCCCACTTTGCCTCGGCCCGCCTCATCCTGCTGTTGGGCAGCAATCCTCCCGTGTGCCACCCGCCCTTTATGAAAGAGTTCGCCGATGCCCGGAGCAAGGGCGCCCGTCTGGTGGTGATCGATCCCCGCCTCAACCCCATCGGCTGCTGGGCCGATATCTTCGCTCAGCCCCGCCCGGGCACCGACGGCGCATTGGCGTGGGGCCTCATCCATCTTCTTATCAAATCCGGCGGATACGACCGAAATTTCGTGGATCGCTTCACGGTGGGTTTTGAAAAAATCGCCGCCTATGCCGAGCGGTTCACCCCGGCGGTCGTGGAAGCCGAAAGCGGCATCTACGCCGACGTCGTGCGGACCATCGCCGATATGCTGGTTGAGCGTCTGCCGAAGGTCAGCATCTATATGGGCACGGGCCTGGAGCATCATGAAAACGGCGTCAACAATATTCGGGCCATCACCATCCTTTCCTGCCTCTGTGGGGCGCTCGACATCGACTGTGGCCTCTACTGGCCTGAAAAGATGCCGCTGTCGGATCTCTCGCCCCGGCGGGAGCAACTCCTGTCAGGGCCGAGGCCCATCGGCGCCGATCGGTTTCCGGTGCTTTACGATTTCACCGGCGAGGGTCACACCATGACCGCCATGGACTACATGCTCGGCCTGGGCGAGTATCCCCTCAAGGGGCTCCTTATCACCGCCGCCAATCCGGTGGTGACCCACCCCGACACCCTCAAGGTCGAGCGCGCGCTCCGGAATCTCGATCTCCTCGTGGTCAACGACTTTTTTCTGACGCGGACCGCCCGGCTGGCCCACTACATTCTGCCCGCCGAAACCTTCCTCGAGCGATCCGAGATCCATTGCAACATCAAGTACCACCGGGTCTATCTGACTCAAAAGGTGGCTGAAATTCCGGGCATCCATAACGAATATCGGCTTTGGCACGACCTGGCCCACCGCCTTGGCTTCGGCGAAGAATCTTTCCCCTGGGAAACCGAGGACGACGTCAACCGGTATCTTCTGGCACCGTCGGAACTCTCCCTTGAAGATCTGGAAGCCCATCCCGAGGGAATTGTCTATCAGCCGGTCCGGTTCCGAAAACACGAGACGACGCCCCTGCCCACGCCGTCGGGCAAGGTGGAGTTCGCTTCCCGTTACCTCAAGGCTTTGGGTTTTCCCGAGATTCCCGAATACATCCAGCCCCTTCACATCCGGGAGCGCTCCGAGGAATACCCCTTCCTGTTGACAACCGGGGCCCGGATGACCCTCTTTTACCACTCCCGGCACCAGAATATCGCCAAGTTCCGCCTGGTCCACACCCGGGCCGAGGTCGAAATCCATCCCGACGATGCGGCCGGACTGGGAATTGCCGATGGGGAGACGGTCCGCCTCACCTCCCGGCTGGGGTCCATCGAGGTCGCGGCCCGTATCGTCCATCGGGCGGAGCTGCGTCGCGGGGTGGTGGAGGTTTACCACGGCTGGGAAGACCATCCGGCCAATATTCTCACCTTCGGCGACGTCAACGACCCCATCAGCGGGTTTCCCCTCCTGAAAGCCGTGCCCGTCCGTATTGAAAAGATATCGTTTCCGGAAGATTCCCGATCTGGAGCTGTCGAGATCGACGATCACTGA
- a CDS encoding GntR family transcriptional regulator: MTTTKKAPKYQKIKQYVLQGIASHNFIDGVPSENQLAEKFAVSRMTARRALDDLEREGSVERIPGKGTFVRRSGHYTQGFFRVRPFRKWAEDLGADLRTEVLESRVVDPPEEIAETLRYSGQMIRLCIINYLNDMPVRYAVRYLRADQCADILWENLAENSIHDILINKYRLPLTRISQCMTAVGLPENLSDLFGEKPGYPVFYFQRTVYSCESPVTYVEYFMRGDMAFKDTFTPMLEAGDFHPETS, encoded by the coding sequence ATGACAACGACGAAAAAGGCACCCAAATACCAAAAAATCAAACAGTATGTGCTCCAGGGAATCGCATCGCACAATTTCATTGACGGCGTTCCTTCGGAAAACCAGCTGGCGGAAAAATTCGCCGTAAGCCGGATGACCGCCCGGCGAGCCCTGGACGATCTGGAAAGAGAGGGCTCCGTCGAAAGAATTCCCGGGAAAGGAACCTTTGTCCGTCGCTCCGGACACTACACCCAGGGGTTTTTCCGGGTGCGGCCCTTTCGGAAATGGGCCGAGGACCTGGGCGCCGACCTTCGAACCGAGGTGCTTGAGTCCCGGGTCGTCGACCCGCCCGAGGAGATCGCGGAAACCCTCCGCTATTCGGGCCAGATGATCCGGCTTTGCATCATCAATTATCTCAACGACATGCCCGTCCGGTATGCCGTCCGGTATCTCCGCGCCGACCAGTGCGCCGACATCTTGTGGGAAAACCTGGCCGAAAACTCCATTCACGACATTCTCATCAACAAATATCGCCTGCCGCTGACACGGATCAGCCAGTGCATGACCGCAGTCGGGTTGCCGGAAAACCTCTCCGACCTGTTCGGTGAAAAACCGGGATATCCGGTCTTTTATTTTCAGCGCACCGTCTATTCCTGCGAATCTCCCGTGACCTACGTAGAGTATTTCATGCGGGGCGACATGGCCTTCAAGGATACCTTCACCCCCATGCTCGAAGCGGGGGATTTCCATCCGGAGACGTCCTGA
- a CDS encoding LexA family transcriptional regulator, which translates to MASSHFESFLQRVFEASGIASQNELASVLNIHRAAVSQAKRKGVVPERWILKLSQKYGLSPEWLESGKGATFSRNGPDGEFFNIPKVTARLSAGGGSFETASTIERYFAFQRAWLAKKGDPRRMVLMDVSGNSMEPELKDGDMVLVDRSRTEVAAGVIYAVGVDEAIMVKRIEKQPNALVLHSDNPRYMPVCLEGGAAAGVRIIGRVIWACREYR; encoded by the coding sequence ATGGCATCATCCCATTTCGAATCGTTTCTTCAGAGAGTCTTCGAGGCGTCGGGCATTGCTTCCCAAAACGAGTTGGCATCGGTCTTGAACATTCATCGGGCGGCTGTCAGCCAGGCGAAGCGGAAGGGTGTCGTTCCCGAAAGATGGATTCTGAAGCTGTCCCAGAAATACGGCCTGAGCCCCGAATGGCTCGAGAGCGGCAAGGGCGCTACATTCTCAAGAAACGGTCCCGATGGGGAATTTTTCAACATTCCCAAGGTAACGGCCCGGTTGTCCGCAGGCGGCGGCTCTTTTGAAACCGCCTCGACCATCGAGCGGTATTTTGCTTTTCAGAGGGCGTGGCTGGCGAAAAAAGGCGACCCCCGTCGGATGGTGCTGATGGATGTGTCCGGCAACAGCATGGAGCCTGAGTTGAAGGACGGGGACATGGTTCTCGTCGACCGGTCCCGGACGGAAGTGGCGGCGGGGGTTATTTATGCCGTAGGAGTTGATGAAGCGATTATGGTCAAGCGGATCGAAAAACAACCGAACGCCCTTGTTCTTCACAGCGACAACCCTCGCTATATGCCGGTCTGTCTCGAGGGGGGCGCCGCAGCGGGCGTCCGGATCATCGGCCGGGTGATCTGGGCGTGCCGGGAATACCGTTAG
- a CDS encoding DUF6515 family protein produces the protein MIHGNITRSVRGVILFLIGFLSVALVGTAGYADAFQRHDGGPGRTSRGYDGRRDHSRAPRGGEFRSRRAHPRAPRAGEYRGPKNIHRSRRDVVNRNNHRRGRISKGNVVRHERRFSGYRDGRSHYRKGIAVPRYGRHPKYGYNVKRTYRRHICRPGLKCYHYHRRPYYRGRPYWGYSPGYVRVRPPIGSLFLSLPLGCFGFYVGGSIYYYYDDVYYRPVSSGYVVVSPPAVAVPQIASGEVEYTQVSVTAALLNVRSGPGAGHPVFRQVRRGEILTVAEESDGWLYIELGDGEKGWIDARYAAPMVAVNG, from the coding sequence ATGATCCACGGCAACATCACCCGATCCGTCAGAGGGGTTATCCTATTTCTGATCGGTTTTCTATCGGTCGCGCTGGTAGGCACTGCCGGATATGCCGACGCATTCCAGCGCCACGACGGCGGTCCGGGCAGGACCTCCCGAGGTTATGACGGCCGCCGGGACCATTCCCGAGCGCCCCGCGGCGGGGAATTCCGGAGCCGGAGGGCGCACCCCCGAGCGCCCCGAGCCGGTGAATATCGTGGTCCCAAGAATATCCATCGTTCGCGCCGCGACGTCGTCAATCGAAATAATCACCGGAGAGGACGCATTTCCAAAGGCAATGTCGTCCGGCATGAAAGACGGTTTTCCGGCTACCGGGATGGGCGGTCGCATTACAGAAAGGGAATCGCCGTCCCCCGATACGGTCGCCATCCCAAGTACGGCTATAATGTGAAACGCACCTACCGGCGTCACATCTGCCGTCCGGGATTGAAGTGCTATCACTACCACCGACGGCCCTACTATCGGGGGCGTCCCTATTGGGGGTATTCACCAGGATATGTCAGGGTGCGACCACCCATCGGGTCACTGTTCCTTTCCCTTCCCTTGGGATGTTTCGGTTTTTATGTCGGCGGGTCGATCTACTATTACTACGACGATGTTTATTACCGACCGGTGTCGTCGGGTTATGTCGTGGTATCACCCCCGGCGGTTGCGGTTCCCCAGATCGCTTCGGGGGAGGTGGAATACACCCAGGTCTCCGTCACGGCGGCGCTGCTCAATGTACGGTCCGGCCCGGGGGCCGGCCATCCCGTGTTTCGACAAGTGCGACGGGGAGAGATCCTGACCGTCGCTGAAGAGTCCGACGGGTGGCTCTATATCGAACTGGGCGACGGTGAGAAAGGGTGGATCGATGCGCGGTATGCCGCGCCCATGGTGGCCGTCAACGGTTGA
- the dinB gene encoding DNA polymerase IV, with the protein MKGYRKIIHIDMDAFYAAVEQRDRPELRGKPVIVGGDPRKRGVVAACSYEARRFGIHSAMPGKIALARCPHAVFLRPRMAVYRRVSAEIREIFHEYTDQVEPLSLDEAFLDVTVNKKGNPSATCIAECIRRDIRTRTGLTASAGISFNKFLAKVASDENKPDGITVVPPHAADSFIGRLPIRKFHGVGKVTEEKMLAMGIRTGADLRRISRVELARRFGKAGNYFYDIAHGQDHRPVNADRMRKSISREITFSEDIEGRDRLTAVLRELADRLEILVRKHAVRGMTLTIKVRFSDFLCITRSVTLDRPIISAETMTIQAGLLLDAADVGEKRVRLLGMGISNFEIRDPSGIHRQLHLPFSAAYCDTPAGCGRPPVA; encoded by the coding sequence ATGAAAGGTTATCGAAAGATTATCCATATCGACATGGACGCCTTTTATGCCGCCGTGGAGCAGCGCGACCGGCCCGAACTTCGGGGCAAGCCGGTCATTGTCGGCGGCGATCCCCGTAAGCGGGGCGTTGTCGCCGCCTGCTCATACGAGGCCCGACGATTCGGCATCCATTCGGCCATGCCCGGAAAAATCGCTCTTGCCCGATGCCCTCATGCAGTCTTTCTCAGGCCCCGAATGGCGGTATATCGGCGGGTGTCGGCAGAAATTCGGGAAATCTTCCACGAATACACCGACCAGGTCGAGCCGCTATCCCTTGACGAAGCCTTTCTGGACGTGACCGTGAACAAAAAAGGAAATCCGTCCGCCACCTGTATCGCGGAATGTATCCGGCGGGATATCCGGACACGGACAGGACTGACGGCTTCCGCCGGCATCTCCTTCAACAAGTTTCTGGCCAAGGTCGCCTCGGACGAGAACAAACCCGACGGCATCACCGTGGTGCCGCCCCACGCGGCCGACAGCTTCATCGGACGTCTGCCCATCCGAAAGTTCCACGGCGTCGGCAAGGTCACGGAAGAAAAGATGCTCGCCATGGGAATCCGGACCGGTGCGGACCTGAGAAGAATCTCGAGGGTAGAGCTCGCCCGCCGATTCGGCAAAGCGGGCAATTACTTCTACGATATCGCCCACGGCCAGGATCACCGGCCGGTCAATGCCGATCGGATGCGGAAATCCATCAGCAGGGAGATCACCTTTTCAGAGGACATCGAGGGGCGGGATCGACTGACAGCGGTGTTGCGGGAATTGGCCGATCGTCTGGAAATCCTCGTCAGAAAACACGCCGTCCGGGGAATGACGTTGACGATCAAGGTGCGATTTTCGGATTTTCTATGCATCACGCGGAGCGTTACCCTGGACCGGCCCATCATCAGCGCGGAGACCATGACAATCCAGGCCGGTCTCCTGCTCGACGCCGCCGATGTCGGCGAAAAACGGGTCCGGCTTCTGGGGATGGGGATCTCCAATTTTGAAATCCGCGATCCATCGGGAATCCACCGTCAGCTGCATCTACCCTTTTCCGCGGCATACTGCGATACTCCCGCCGGATGCGGTCGCCCCCCGGTTGCCTGA
- a CDS encoding 4Fe-4S dicluster domain-containing protein, with the protein MKVVYVDVNRCLGCMSCQRVCIFHQARKCNGQTPNIWVSVDMDRRKIFTSTCLQCRSAACLKACPVGALSRDPETQAVVVNEQVCVGCGVCVIACPFGNINMEPRIRVAAKCDLCGGSPECVQVCMAQALHFGDLNELAEIKRRQVRDKSETTLLIRAVEKKDVTSE; encoded by the coding sequence ATGAAGGTGGTCTATGTCGATGTCAACCGATGTCTGGGATGCATGAGCTGCCAGCGTGTCTGTATTTTTCATCAGGCCCGGAAATGCAACGGACAAACCCCCAACATCTGGGTGTCGGTGGACATGGACCGGCGCAAGATCTTTACGTCGACATGCCTTCAGTGCCGGTCCGCGGCATGTCTCAAGGCCTGTCCGGTCGGGGCCCTTTCCCGGGATCCCGAAACCCAGGCGGTGGTGGTCAATGAGCAGGTGTGCGTCGGATGCGGCGTTTGCGTCATTGCCTGCCCTTTCGGCAACATCAACATGGAGCCCCGGATTCGGGTCGCGGCCAAGTGCGATCTGTGCGGCGGCAGTCCCGAATGCGTCCAGGTGTGCATGGCCCAGGCGCTCCATTTCGGCGATCTCAACGAACTGGCGGAAATCAAGCGCCGCCAGGTCCGGGACAAGTCCGAAACGACCTTATTGATCCGTGCCGTGGAAAAGAAGGACGTGACATCGGAATGA